Sequence from the Maribacter aquivivus genome:
ATAAAAGGGGATTGTATGCGAACATCAACAGAAACATTATTCCTTTTGCGTTACTAAATGCGATACAAAAAGAACTGAAGATTATTCAAGAAGAAAAAGACCAATTGTCTATTTCTGAATTTAATACCTTAATTGCAAAAGAGGTCAAAGACCAACCTGCACCTTTTATTTATGAGCGACTTGGAGAAAAGTATCGTCATTATTTCATTGACGAATTTCAAGATACTTCGCAAATGCAATGGGAAAACCTTATTCCTTTAATTGGTAGCGCCATGGAGGGTGAAGATGAATTAGGCGGTACAGGATCTTTGTTTTTGGTGGGCGACCCAAAACAAGCAATTTATAGATGGCGTGGTGGTAAAGCTGAACAATTTCTTGAATTGGCAACACACCAAGCACACCCATTCACCATTCAATCAGACCTGGTTACTTTGCCAAAAAACTACAGAAGTTATGCAGAGATCATTAACTTCAATAACAACTTTTTTCAAAGTATTAGTCCGTTTTTAGAGAACGACATTTATCAAGAATTCTTTAAAATTGGCAATACACAAGAAACCAATCAGAAAGAAGGTGGCTACGTAAATATTTCATTATTAGAAGAAGACACCGATGAAGAATATGCAGCGAACACATTGGCAACTATTCAACAATGTTTAAGCCAAGGGTATACCTATAGCGATATCTGTATTATTATAAGAAAGAAAAAGCATGGTCTTCTGCTGGCAGATTTTTTAATGCAGCATAAAATTCCTGTTGTTTCTTCAGATTCCTTATTGCTTAGTGAAAGTGCCAAAGCTATTTTCTTGGTACAATTAATAAGGTATATGGTTCAACCTACAGAACTAGAGATCCAATATGAGATTTTGAATTTTCTGTCGGAAGGAAAAAATGATAAGCATGCCTATATCTATGAGAATTTAGGAAAACTTAATTCGCACCTTTTTGAATCTTATGGTTTTGATGCATCTAAACTAAGACAAGCGTCAGTTTTTGACGGATTGGCTTATGCCATAAAAACCTTTGATCTTATCCCTACTTCAGATGCTCACCTTTCTGCTTTTATGGATCTCGTTTTTGATGTAGAGCAAAAATATGGCTCAGATATGCAGTCCTTTTTAGATTATTGGGACAAGAAAGGCAACTCGGCAAGCATCAGCACACCCGAAAATATTGAATCGGTACAGATTATGACCATTCATAAATCTAAAGGGTTAGAGTTTCCGGTAGTTATTTTCCCTTATGCAAATTCAAACGTGTATGAAGAGATCGATCCAAAATTATGGCTTCCGGTAAACAAAGAAGAATTCCTTGGCTTTTCCGAAGTACTTATCAATAAAAAACAAGAAGTTCAAGAATACGGTGAACTTGAATCATTGCTGTATGAAATAGACCATCAGAAATTGCAGCTAGATGCTTTCAACCTTTTATATGTAGTGCTTACAAGAGCGGTTAATGCCCTGTTTATTATTAGCGCCAACAAACTTGACAGAAAAGGAGAACACAATACCAATAGTTACTCTGGTCTGTTCATACATTTTTTAAAGAGTATAGGCGAATATCAACAAGACAAACTATCATACGACTTTGGTAAATTAATACCACAGACATCTAAAAAACAAACCAGTACAGATCAACTTACTATACCTTATATATATACTAACATAAATAGACCGGATTTTAAGATACTTGCATTAGCTGGTACTTTATGGGATGAAGGCTTAGATGTTGCCATTAATCAAGGCAATGTTATACATTATATATTAGGTGCTATTTTCACAACTACAGATTTAGATAGAGCTGTACAAATGGCGCTACAAAAAGGATTGATAAAAGAGCAAGAAGTAAACGGGATAAAGGAAATTGTAAAAAAGGTCATCTTTCATAAAGATTTGACGCAATTTTACCAGAATGATGTTGAAGTACTAAATGAACGTGATTTATTAATGGCAGATGGTACGGTTCAAAGACCAGATAGGGTGGTGATTAAAAATAACCACGCTACCATTATAGATTATAAGACAGGCGAACAAAACCCAAAATACCATCATCAAATAAATACGTATGCCCAGAGTTTTTCAAATATGGGCTACACCATAGATCATAAGATCATTGTGTATATTAATACTGAAATAGAACTAGATTATATATAAAGGAATATGTACGGAAAAATTAAAGAACATCTGCAGCAAGAAATTGAGAACATTAAAAATGACGGACTCTTTAAAGAGGAAAGAATTATTGTTTCTCCGCAAGATGCTGTTATCAAAATCAATACCGGGCAAGAGGTTATCAATTTTTGTGCTAATAATTATTTAGGGCTTTCATCTCACCCAGATGTTATACAGGCGGCTAAAGATGCTATGGATACGCATGGCTTCGGTATGTCTTCTGTTAGATTTATTTGTGGTACTCAAGATATACATAAGACATTAGAAGCAAAGATCGCTCATTTCTATGGTACAGAAGACACCATATTATATGCCGCTGCTTTTGATGCCAATGGCGGGGTGTTTGAACCTTTGCTAAATGCAGAAGATGCTATTATTTCTGATTCTTTAAACCACGCCTCTATTATTGACGGTGTGCGTTTGTGTAAAGCAAAGCGTTACCGTTATGCGAATAGTGACATGCAAGATTTAGAAGCACAACTTATTAAAGCGAATGAAGACTGCGCACGATTTAAAATTATTGTTACCGACGGTGTGTTCTCTATGGATGGTATTGTAGCTCCACTAGATAAAATTTGTGATCTAGCCGATAAGTACGATGCTTTAGTTATGATAGATGAATGCCATGCTACCGGATTTATAGGTGAAAAAGGAAAAGGCACCTTAGAGGAAAAAGGAGTGATGGGCAGAATTGACATTATTACCGGTACACTTGGTAAAGCATTAGGTGGTGCCATGGGCGGTTACACTACTGGTAAAAAAGAAATAATTACATTACTTAGACAACGATCTAGACCGTATTTGTTCTCTAACTCTTTAGCGCCAGCTATAGTAGGGGCATCTATTAAGGTATTTGATATGTTAGAAAACGACACTTCGTTACGAGATAAATTGCAAGAAAATACTGCATACTTCAAAAAAGGCATTAAAAACGCAGGTTTCGACATTGTTGACGGAGATTCTGCAATAGTACCTGTAATGTTGTACGATGCCAAATTATCACAAGACATGGCAAATAAGTTGTTGGAAAGAGGAATTTATGTGATTGGTTTTTTCTATCCTGTAGTACCAAAAGATAAGGCTCGCATTAGAGTGCAACTATCTGCTGCGCATACAAAAGAACACTTAGATGCAGCCATCAAAGCATTTACAGAAGTCGGAAAAGAATTAAAAATCGTT
This genomic interval carries:
- a CDS encoding UvrD-helicase domain-containing protein, whose protein sequence is MSSNSFTIYNASAGSGKTYALAKVYLKIILASPQNFRKILAITFTNKAVNEMKHRILNSLFEFSKITSTEDANPLFNDILNETSYTFEELPALSKLRLKQILHNYAFFDISTIDKFTHRLIRTFAKDLKIPQNFEVVLDVDLLLQEAVERVISKAGEDPEFTKVLLDFAIEKIEDDRSWDIGFDLLKIGKLIFDENNAEHLKHLQEIELGDFLKLQTHLKKETKTLEKKIVDLATAALDVITSSGLDLKDFPRETLPNHFKKIVAGNFTPTQLYNNKLEDNLIEGKIVKATVKNAPAELAPQLLHHYQAIKQLIYKRGLYANINRNIIPFALLNAIQKELKIIQEEKDQLSISEFNTLIAKEVKDQPAPFIYERLGEKYRHYFIDEFQDTSQMQWENLIPLIGSAMEGEDELGGTGSLFLVGDPKQAIYRWRGGKAEQFLELATHQAHPFTIQSDLVTLPKNYRSYAEIINFNNNFFQSISPFLENDIYQEFFKIGNTQETNQKEGGYVNISLLEEDTDEEYAANTLATIQQCLSQGYTYSDICIIIRKKKHGLLLADFLMQHKIPVVSSDSLLLSESAKAIFLVQLIRYMVQPTELEIQYEILNFLSEGKNDKHAYIYENLGKLNSHLFESYGFDASKLRQASVFDGLAYAIKTFDLIPTSDAHLSAFMDLVFDVEQKYGSDMQSFLDYWDKKGNSASISTPENIESVQIMTIHKSKGLEFPVVIFPYANSNVYEEIDPKLWLPVNKEEFLGFSEVLINKKQEVQEYGELESLLYEIDHQKLQLDAFNLLYVVLTRAVNALFIISANKLDRKGEHNTNSYSGLFIHFLKSIGEYQQDKLSYDFGKLIPQTSKKQTSTDQLTIPYIYTNINRPDFKILALAGTLWDEGLDVAINQGNVIHYILGAIFTTTDLDRAVQMALQKGLIKEQEVNGIKEIVKKVIFHKDLTQFYQNDVEVLNERDLLMADGTVQRPDRVVIKNNHATIIDYKTGEQNPKYHHQINTYAQSFSNMGYTIDHKIIVYINTEIELDYI
- the kbl gene encoding glycine C-acetyltransferase — protein: MYGKIKEHLQQEIENIKNDGLFKEERIIVSPQDAVIKINTGQEVINFCANNYLGLSSHPDVIQAAKDAMDTHGFGMSSVRFICGTQDIHKTLEAKIAHFYGTEDTILYAAAFDANGGVFEPLLNAEDAIISDSLNHASIIDGVRLCKAKRYRYANSDMQDLEAQLIKANEDCARFKIIVTDGVFSMDGIVAPLDKICDLADKYDALVMIDECHATGFIGEKGKGTLEEKGVMGRIDIITGTLGKALGGAMGGYTTGKKEIITLLRQRSRPYLFSNSLAPAIVGASIKVFDMLENDTSLRDKLQENTAYFKKGIKNAGFDIVDGDSAIVPVMLYDAKLSQDMANKLLERGIYVIGFFYPVVPKDKARIRVQLSAAHTKEHLDAAIKAFTEVGKELKIV